GCCATCTCGAATACCGAGCCGAAGTCGGGCAGGAACTCCGGGGCCCCTTTCGGCAGCGGTTTCTCTAGGTCCTGCTCGTCCATCGCGTCGAGTACTTCGAGCAACGCCGTACGACGTTCGTTCATCACGTCGAGCACTTTCGCCGGTTCCGGATAGTCGGCCGGGTTGTTCGTCGGGCGGGAGCCGGTGCCGAACGCCTGATCGAATTCCGGCCGTCGCACGACTTTCTCCGGAGCCAAGGTCGACAAAAAGAAGTTGTCGGCGGTCGCCATGTGCCCGGCGAACCACAGGGCGTGATTCGCGTTCGGATGCACTTGGTGCGTCCACTGCTCGGGAGTCGCGATATCGGTGAGCAGCGACCGGCTATAGTCTCGCGCGGTGAGCAACTGCTTCTTCAAACGCTGTTTCACGGTCATGACGTTTCTCGCACTCGCCTGGGCTCGGGCTCCACTGCAAGTATCGCAACGCCCCCGACCAGCGACAACCGCCCGGCCTGCGGAAGCATGAATGTCGAAATCCGAAGGACGAAAGAAGCACGAATGACGAAGCTCGAAGGGGGCTTCCACGCATCGAAAAGCCTTTCGTCCTTCCGGCTTCGTCATTCTTTCGTCTTTCGAGCTTCGACATTCGTCATTTCCAGCCTGCCCCTTTTGACGCCGCCCCTTCGGCCAGTTACAACTACTCCTGTCGGCAACGACGAACGGCCTCCTGCGAGAGGCCCCCGCAATGGGGACCTGTGAACCTGGTCAGGGGAGAAATCCAGCAGCCATAAGCGGTCAGCCTCATGTGCGGTGGGTCTCTCGCCGGGGGCCGTTCCCGATAAAGCTGCTCACGCGAGCCGCTAAGATCAACGGCCGCTAAGATGTTTTCGGACGAAGGGGGAGAAGCGGGGCACGCCACCTGCCGCTTTCGTCTCCCGACGCGTTTTTCCCTTACGCGATTTCAAAATGTCCGACTTGCTCCCCGAAACCGACCCTGAATCCGCCGACCGCGCCGCCGCAGCGGCCCCCGCCGGCGAATACGTCGTCGTCGCGAGGCGCTATCGCCCGCAAGCTTTTGCCGAGCTCGTCGGCCAGCAGCACGTCGCACAAGCCCTGTCGGGTGCGATCCACTCGCATCGCGTCGGCCATGCCTACCTCTTCACCGGCGCGCGTGGAGTCGGCAAGACATCGACCGCACGGATCTTCGCCAAGGCGCTCAATTGCGAGCAAGGCCCGACCGATACGCCGTGCAACGAGTGCGACATTTGCCGCAGCATCACCTCGGGCGACGATGTCGACGTCATCGAGATCGACGGGGCGAGCAACCGCGGTATCGACGACATTCGTCAACTCCGCCAGAACGTGAACGTCCGGCCGAGTCGGGCTCGGTTCAAGATCTACATCATCGACGAAGTCCACATGCTCTCGCGCGACGCTTTCAACGCTTTGTTGAAGACGCTCGAAGAACCGCCGGAGCATGTGAAGTTTATGTTCTGCACGACCGAGCCGGAAAAAATCCCGATCACGATCCTCTCGCGCTGTCAGCGTTTCGACTTCGCGGGGGTCGAAACCTCGATGATCGCCGAGCGCTTGCGGCAGATTACGGAGATCGAAGGAGTCGAAGTCGAAGCCGAGGCGTTGGAGCTGTTGGCGCGGCGGGCGGCCGGTTCGATGCGCGATAGCCAGTCGTTGCTGGAGCAAATTCTCGCCGCCGGCGGCAAGCGAGTGACGACCGACGACGTCCAGCGGCTCTTAGGCATCGCGACCGATGCCCGACTGACGAAGCTCGTCGAGTGTCTCATGTCGCGCAACGCCGCCGGTGCGCTGGCCGAACTCGACGGCGCGGTGCGGCAGGGGGTCGAAGTCGGGCAGATGCTCGATCAACTGCTCGGTTACTTGCGCGATCTCTTGGCGGCGGCCGTCGGCTGCCCATCGACGTCGTTTCTTTACGTGACGCCCAGCCGAGCGATCGACGTCGCGAAGGCCGGGCCGCAGATCGGCGTGCATACGCTGTTGGCGATGTTGCAGATCGTCGAGCAGGCGGCCGGCCGGCTTAAGCAGTCGACGGCGAGCCGGACGTTGGTCGAGATCGCGCTAGTACGAATCTGCTGCCTCGACGACCTCGACGATCTGGGAACGCTCATCGCGCAGTTGTCGACCGGCGGGGCCGGCGGCATGGTGGTTGCTCCCGGACCACGCCCGACTCCGGTAGCTGGACAGTTGGGAAATTCAGGAATTTCCGGACGGCAATCCCCCCCGTCTTCCCCAGAAGATAATGAAGCGCTAAAAAAAAACGTTGAGTCGGTAATCGCACCGGTTTCCGAGGCGCCGGCTCCGTCCTTGCCGTCTCCGAAACCAGTGGAGGCGAAGCCGGCCGAACGCTCGAACGGCCAAGCTCACGCTGCCCAAATAGAGCCCGCTTCCGCCCCGATCCAGGCCCCTTCCGGCGTTTCGCAAACTTCCAAACCATCGGAAGTTGCGCTTCCGCATCCGACGTCGGCCGACCTCCGCAAGGCCTGGGACCGGATGATCGACGAGTTCCGCAATATGCTTGGAGACCATGCCGAGAAATGCGAGACCCTGGCATTTTTCGTGCCGAATCGGCTGGTCGCGTCGTTCCCTAAAAAATACAATCTGTCTAAGGTTCAGTGCGAGCGACCTGATTCGGTATCGCGTATCAACGAGGCGATGACGAAATCGGTCGGTCGACCGCTCCGTTTGGAATGCGTTTTGCTAGAGGACCGGGGCGGGGCGGAAACGAAGAAGGACGCCCCCCGAGGTCCGACGCAACACGAGAAGCTCAGAGAGAAGACACAGCAGCCGTTCGTCCGCCAAGCCTTGGAGCTTTTCGACGCGCGGCTGATCCGGCTGGAAGAAGATAAAGACCAGTAGCGAACCGTACGGCTAGCGAACAGCACGGCAGCGGTCGGTAGGAAACCAAATAAGAACGCATGCGACGAGCACATCCGTTTCGTCGTCGCGTAGTTTTCAACGGAGTTCGGGTTTTTGAGTCAAATCGCCCAGTCGGTTACGCGCTTGATCGAGGAGTTCAACAAGCTGCCGGGCATCGGCAAGAAGACGGCCGAGCGATTGACCTACCATGTGCTTCGCGTCCACAAGACTGAAGCGATGGGGCTCGCCGAGGCGATTCGAGCAGTGAAGGAAAACGTTCGTTACTGCGTGAACTGTTTCAACTTGTCGGAAGAGGAGACCTGCACGATCTGCCAAGACGCGCGCCGCGACCGCTCGCAGCTCTGCGTGGTCGAGCAGCCTCGCGACCTCATCGCGCTCGAGCAGGCGGGAAGTTTTCGCGGACTCTACCACGTGCTGCTCGGTCGGATCGCACCGCTCGAAGGGGTTGGGCCGGATCAACTGACGATCGACCGGTTGGTCGAACGGGTTCGAGAAGGAGCAACGAAGGAAGTGATTATGGCGACGAATCCGACGCTCGAAGGAGACGGCACGGCGCTATACATCTCCCACCGCCTAGCCGACTTTCCGATCCAGATAACGCGTCTCGCTCGGGGCTTAACGACGGGCAGCGTGCTAGAATTCGCTAACAAAGAGATTCTCGCCGATGCCCTGAGCGGCCGGCAAAAGTTTTGACCATCGACTCATTCGCTTCGTAGTAAAAAACATTTAGCAGCAGCGTTCCGGTTCCGTCTCCATCGTTTTTAAAGCACCCTTCGCCATGCGTCTCTCCTTCGGCCAGGAAATGCGTCAGGTCCAGAAGCAAATTCTGGCGCCGCGCATGATTCAGTCGATGGAAATCCTGCAGTTGCCGATCCAAGCCTTGGAAGAACGGATCGAGCAAGAGTTGCAAGAGAATCCCATCCTCGAGATGCAGGAAAACGATCCGGACCTTCCGGACGAATCGGTCGAGCGCGAAGATAGCGACGCGAAGACTTCGGAAGAAAAAGAACTCGTCGTCGACGAGTCGAAGAACAACGCCGACGACTTCGAGCGGCTCGAAAATCTCGGCGACGATTGGTCGCAAGACTTCGACGAGCGCCCCCGGATGTCGAGCAACCGGATGGCCGAAGAAGACGATCGTCGCCACGACGCGATCGCGAATATGGAGTCGAAGCCGCCGACGTTGTCCGATTATCTCATCGAGCAACTCGGCTGGTACGACCTCGACGAGCCGACGCGCCAGATGGCCGAGCGGATCATCTACAACCTCGATAAGAACGGCTACCTCGCCGGCCGACTCGAAGACCTGATCGATCTCTCGATGGGCTCCGCCGAAATTGCGCTCGCGCAGAAGGCTCTCGGCGTCATTCAGAAGCTCGACCCGCCCGGCATCGGGGCCCGCAATTTGAAGGAATGCCTGCTGCTGCAATTGCTGCCGGGCGTTCACCTCTACGAGCAGATGCGCGTGATGATCGCGAACCATCTGGAAGACTTCGAGCACAACCGCCTGCCGGCGATCCAGAAGAAGACCGGCTACTCGATCGAGATGATCCACGAAATCATCCATGAGCTGCGGAAGCTCAACCCGAAGCCGGGCGCGATGTTCACCGAGGTGCATGCCCCGACCGTCACGCCGGATGTATTCCTCGACGTCGACGAGCACGGCAAGTATTCGATTCGCCTCGAAGACGGCCGGGTGCCGAACCTGCACATCTCGAGCTACTACCGCAAGATGCTCGAGCGCGGCGTCACCGATCAAGAAAAAGAGTGGATCAAGCGGAAGCTCAACGCCGCCCAATGGCTCATCGAATCGATCGAACAACGCCGCAGCACGCTCACGCGCGTCTCGCAGGCGATCGTCGACCATCAAACCGAGTTTCTCAACAAAGGCCCTGAGTTTCTCGAGCCGCTCAAGATGCAGCAGATCGCCGATAAGGTCGGCGTCCACGTCACGACGGTCTCCCGCGCCGTCGACGATAAATGGATCCAAACGCCGCGCGGCATCTTCCCGCTCAAGCGCTTCTTCGCCGGCGGCACGACGACGGCCGACGGCGAAGAAATGGCCTGGGACACGGTTCGCATCCAGCTCCGCGACGTGATCGACAAGGAAGACAAGCAACGCCCGCTGAGCGACGACGACCTCGTAGCCGAACTCGGCAAGCGCGGCATCACGGTCGCCCGTCGCACGGTAACGAAGTACCGCAAGCTGATGAAAATCCCCAGCTCACGCGAACGCCGGGTTTGGACTGAGTAGATAAATTTATTTCGGGCCTGGGGTATATCGAAAGGCTCGGCATGAA
The sequence above is drawn from the Planctomycetia bacterium genome and encodes:
- the rpoN gene encoding RNA polymerase factor sigma-54 gives rise to the protein MRLSFGQEMRQVQKQILAPRMIQSMEILQLPIQALEERIEQELQENPILEMQENDPDLPDESVEREDSDAKTSEEKELVVDESKNNADDFERLENLGDDWSQDFDERPRMSSNRMAEEDDRRHDAIANMESKPPTLSDYLIEQLGWYDLDEPTRQMAERIIYNLDKNGYLAGRLEDLIDLSMGSAEIALAQKALGVIQKLDPPGIGARNLKECLLLQLLPGVHLYEQMRVMIANHLEDFEHNRLPAIQKKTGYSIEMIHEIIHELRKLNPKPGAMFTEVHAPTVTPDVFLDVDEHGKYSIRLEDGRVPNLHISSYYRKMLERGVTDQEKEWIKRKLNAAQWLIESIEQRRSTLTRVSQAIVDHQTEFLNKGPEFLEPLKMQQIADKVGVHVTTVSRAVDDKWIQTPRGIFPLKRFFAGGTTTADGEEMAWDTVRIQLRDVIDKEDKQRPLSDDDLVAELGKRGITVARRTVTKYRKLMKIPSSRERRVWTE
- the recR gene encoding recombination mediator RecR, with the translated sequence MSQIAQSVTRLIEEFNKLPGIGKKTAERLTYHVLRVHKTEAMGLAEAIRAVKENVRYCVNCFNLSEEETCTICQDARRDRSQLCVVEQPRDLIALEQAGSFRGLYHVLLGRIAPLEGVGPDQLTIDRLVERVREGATKEVIMATNPTLEGDGTALYISHRLADFPIQITRLARGLTTGSVLEFANKEILADALSGRQKF
- the dnaX gene encoding DNA polymerase III subunit gamma/tau, with amino-acid sequence MSDLLPETDPESADRAAAAAPAGEYVVVARRYRPQAFAELVGQQHVAQALSGAIHSHRVGHAYLFTGARGVGKTSTARIFAKALNCEQGPTDTPCNECDICRSITSGDDVDVIEIDGASNRGIDDIRQLRQNVNVRPSRARFKIYIIDEVHMLSRDAFNALLKTLEEPPEHVKFMFCTTEPEKIPITILSRCQRFDFAGVETSMIAERLRQITEIEGVEVEAEALELLARRAAGSMRDSQSLLEQILAAGGKRVTTDDVQRLLGIATDARLTKLVECLMSRNAAGALAELDGAVRQGVEVGQMLDQLLGYLRDLLAAAVGCPSTSFLYVTPSRAIDVAKAGPQIGVHTLLAMLQIVEQAAGRLKQSTASRTLVEIALVRICCLDDLDDLGTLIAQLSTGGAGGMVVAPGPRPTPVAGQLGNSGISGRQSPPSSPEDNEALKKNVESVIAPVSEAPAPSLPSPKPVEAKPAERSNGQAHAAQIEPASAPIQAPSGVSQTSKPSEVALPHPTSADLRKAWDRMIDEFRNMLGDHAEKCETLAFFVPNRLVASFPKKYNLSKVQCERPDSVSRINEAMTKSVGRPLRLECVLLEDRGGAETKKDAPRGPTQHEKLREKTQQPFVRQALELFDARLIRLEEDKDQ
- a CDS encoding DinB family protein produces the protein MTVKQRLKKQLLTARDYSRSLLTDIATPEQWTHQVHPNANHALWFAGHMATADNFFLSTLAPEKVVRRPEFDQAFGTGSRPTNNPADYPEPAKVLDVMNERRTALLEVLDAMDEQDLEKPLPKGAPEFLPDFGSVFEMA